Proteins encoded in a region of the Arvicanthis niloticus isolate mArvNil1 chromosome 16, mArvNil1.pat.X, whole genome shotgun sequence genome:
- the LOC117721228 gene encoding beta-defensin 13 has translation MSAPLLPGDMRIFSLIVAGLVLLIQLYPARGTLYRRFLCKRMNGRCENDCLTFEEKIGTCRANLTPLCCRKKKKH, from the exons ATGTCTGCTCCACTGCTGCCTGGAGACATGAGaatcttttctttaattgttgctGGGCTTGTTCTTCTCATTCAGCTTTACCCAG CCAGGGGCACATTGTACAGAAGGTTCCTCTGTAAAAGGATGAACGGCCGATGTGAAAATGACTGCCTTACCTTCGAAGAAAAGATTGGGACCTGTCGGGCCAACTTAACACCACTCTgctgcaggaaaaaaaagaaacactga
- the LOC117722019 gene encoding beta-defensin 12 translates to MALSREMFYFGFALFFIVVELPSGSWAGLEYSQLFPGGEFAVCETCRLGRGKCRRTCMDSEKIAGKCKLNFFCCRERI, encoded by the exons ATGGCTCTGAGCAGAGAGATGttctattttggttttgctttgttcttcatTGTAGTTGAACTGCCATCAG gGTCCTGGGCAGGACTTGAGTATTCCCAGTTATTTCCAGGAG GGGAGTTTGCTGTGTGCGAAACATGCAGGCTCGGCCGGGGGAAATGCAGGAGGACATGCATGGACAGCGAGAAGATTGCGGGCAAGTGCAAGCTGAACTTCTTCTGCTGTCGGGAGAGGATCTGA